The Oryza glaberrima chromosome 5, OglaRS2, whole genome shotgun sequence DNA segment TTCATAAagtttctattatctaaaagtTGAAGCGGAGGCTGAGCGAGCACGTCGAAACTAGCTGGATCCTGCGTGTTACCGTGTGGATGGGATgtaaattgaaaaaagaaacaagtaaTGATATACACATCGAACTGGATGAACTTTAGGAACTTCTGTGTTTTCTGAACAATTTGTGGAAGAGGTTTGCGAGAGCGAACAGGTTACCCAGCCATGGACTCATGGTGATGAACCAAGATGGacgaaaataaaatgaaataggGTACATGCGAACAGAGTAAGATGTCTAGAGGGCGAGATCTGAGAGATTCGGAGAAGACCCATTCATCTCCGCGGCGATATACTCTGCTGTTTTCTTCCGTATCCTGTGTTCGTTTTCCCTTTTTAACAATGAAATTTATTTCGGTCATTAACCAGTTTAATAATGAAATTTATAATCGTAGGGTTAGGGTTGTGCGATGAATAGCTgtaatgtaaaaaaaacaaaattatgcACGGCTTGATTAAAAACTTGAAAGGCACTAATGATACCACTTTAAAACAAATATCTCTATCTATGGTTGGCCACAGAGTATGGATGATCATCCTTTTTTCCAATATAGCTCACAAGTTTGTGTGTAGTTCTttctaaaattataaaagcaaaATCTTTGAAATCAAGTGCCAGGGATAGTGATTGATGTCGAACCAAAACGGAAGAATACGTTGGAGACACCGGCACAAGGACACTGCACCGACAAGGAGCCTCCAATGTGAAGTTTCAAAATGTTAATAATATCTTAAATAGCACCCTAGCTATTCCTGACATCCGGGgcaaggttttcacccagagAGTATGTCCCATGGCACATACAAGGGAGGGCGGTGTCGTGACACTATCTCAAAAAACTTGAGCGGTAGCTAGCTTTCGCGTCTACGATGGTGGTGGCCAATCGGGTCGGTAGAACTGTATTGGAGGCTGCGACCAGTTCGACTGAGGGTTCAACCCCCACCAACAACAGAGAAGCCTGCCACAGCCACCGTAAGTTCAGGTGGCTTAATTTGGTTTTGCTGattaatgaaaattttaatgtgttttatgAGCTTTCCTTTGATTAGTCTTATTTGGATAAGGAAATGAAAATGACAATAGATGAGtcttaaacttcacatattttAAATTGGTGTCTCATGTTGATACAAAATACATTGTGAACTCGCTCTTTTAATCTTCATTGCTTATGTGCATCAGGGGAAAAAGAATACAAATTAGGAccctaaattttaaaaatcatatgtCTAATATAGATAATGAAAGCACATCTAGGCCCCCATTGGGTTTTTGGATAATTGATGACAAAACAGTAAAGGGGACTAATGTGTGTATGAAGTGTTTGAACAGGTGTAAGTTTCATAATCAATTGCATCGGTAACCCATATAAAAGGCAAAGAAACAACATCGTGAAGACTTAgacgttttattttttatatctcTTGTTGCCGGAGTTCAGGTATgcgcactattaagaggggcgTGTGCAATGCAAGGCAAAGATCAAAAAGTGCTTAAACTCTTTATCTTTGATCTTGGGTTGGTTGGTCAAAGGCCCCATTCCTTTGATTCTCTTTCCATGGGCCTTTGATAAGAAACCCGAAGTCCTCGGGTGGATATCCCAGAGACTCCAGAAATGTGTCTTAGGTGCCCGGAGTTCCAATCCAGGGGACCTTGGGCTTGGGGCGGTGGCGCTGCCCTTTGAGTCCCGGGGACTACGAGGGTTACCCCGGAGCCTCCGGTCATCTCCTTCGGGTGCCGGAGGCCCCTATTACGGGGGCCCTGGGCTTGAGCGTGGCGGTGGCGCTTCTTTAGTCCCAGAGGCCCTAAGTGGATATCTCGGAGTTTCTGGGAAGGTTTATCTGGTGCTCGGAGGTTATATTCCGGGGACTCCGGGCTTTACTCTGCAGCAACGCATACGGTGCCTCCCGGAGACTCTGAGATCCACCTCGGTACTCCGGGACTGCGTAGCCATTGCCGAAATGGCTAGTGGCTGGTAGGTGGTGGTATTTATACCTCCCCAACCATGTCATTCGCACTTACTAGCTCTCATTTTGGTATTTCACTCTCTCTTGGagctcttcccctctccctctcccttggCTTTGAGACAAATCTTTGTGGGATTTAAGTAGGGATTTGGGGGATTTGAGGTCTGACCTAGGGTTTAGTCTTGAAGCACTTGAGATCGATGCCAGGCCTTGCACGTACTTGTTACTTTTGGAGGGTAACCTCCTAGCCGGCTAGGCGTCTCCCACGAGCTTCCAAATTGTGTAGCAAGGCCgagaaagtttgtgaaggctctACTCCACATCCGCAAGAAAAATGAGGTAAGAGTTGATACCTTGTTTGGTCTTACAAGATTGCTTGGTTGAGAAACTCACATCGGTGGACCAGGGTTCCCCTCAAAGGCTTGATCTTGGGGTCGCTTGGGGATTTGTAAGTCCTTGGTGGTGAGTAAACCTTGACGATCTTGTGGGTGCAAACTTACTGAGGTTTATGGTTAATCAGACCTAGCTCTTTGGAGtccctcaacggagagtaggattcTTGATTCCAAACTTCGGTGAAAAATCTCGTGTCTGTCTTATTTATCGCGTTTACTACCTTTGTTAGAGCTAGTTGTATGCTTGTGATAGTTTGACTTATTGTGGTAATTGTTTATCTTCTTGTCTTTGGAACCACCAAAGAAATGAGTTCAACCTTTGGCTTAGGCATAGGTTTCCAAGCAATTGTTTGGAGATTCCAATGAAATATTTAAGCCACTACGAAGTTTGTTTAAAAATTTAGGGttagcctattcaccctccCCTCTAGGCTACTTTCAATTGGTATCGGAGCCTAAACTCCTCAAAGGCTTAATCGCTTGGAGGAAGTCGTGATGACCGAGACAAGTCAAACCGAAGAGAAGCCACCACCCGTGGAGATTACACCTTCCGAAGAGGAGAACTCCACCTCGAAGACCAATCCACCTTCAAAGGGAGTTACCATTCCTTTTGATTACACTAAGTTTAACCCTTCTAACCACTACATCTCCGTGCCTTCCGGGCATGCCCCACACTATGATGGGACTCACTATTCCGCTTGGAAGCATACGATGAAGTTGCATCTAATTGCTTTGCATCCTAGTCTTTGGAGAATGGTGTGTACATATTTGAATGTGCCCTTGGAAAATATGAACCTCACTCCGGATCAAGAGCAAGCTGTATATTGCAAAGCTCAAGCCACCAATCCCATACTTGTTGCTTTGAGTCTCGAAGAGTTCAACAAGTTGCCCATGAAGGAACTCGGGGGGTTAGAGAGGCAAGGATTGAGCAATTGGAGAGTTAACTTGGTAGGTTTGTGATTGAGTACAATGAATCACCACAAGAGATGTATGACCGATTGATGATTCTCGTCAACAAGATCAAGGGACTTGGAAGTTTGGAGATGACCGATCACTTTGTTGTGAGAAGACTAACCGGGCTTTCTCACCAAGAAACCTGGCCTTGGTGACTCTTATTCAGGAGAATCCGAACTTCAAGAAGTTCAATCCAAGTGAGGTGCTCGAGAGGATCACTTCACATGAGCTTATGGAGGAAGAGGCCAAGGTGATTAATGTCACAGTCTGAATTTctgtttcaggatttataaattattaatagaatttatattaaaagttatGAGCCAGGTCACTTTGTAAGAGAGTGTCCAAAGCCGAAGCGTCAGCAGCCACAAGGTCAAATCAACAACACTGTCGTCACAGGAGCCAATGCAATGCCAGTTGTGTTTTCAAGTGATACAGCTCCGCCATCAGATTCAAAGCAGCAGTAGTTTTCTTTAAAGCCTTAGAATAATTATCGGAGTTATGGAATAAGATAGACTGCAGTTTACCTATGCCCTTTTCTTTCTAGCCGTTccgaatctcgggacgagattctttgtaaggggggtagatttgtcacagcctgaatttccgtttcaggatttataattatttaataaattattaatagaatttatattaaaagttgattaatttacaagtgaagttaaatgtgggaaataaaatttcctactCAAATATATGCTCAAATATAAATATCTCAATTAAATGAAAGTGAATAACTTGGATCAAGTGCATGCATAACTAAGGTATAGGACCCAAACTCAAGCAAATTTGGGTGCCTAAATCAAGGGTTGAACTTGTTTTGTAGGCATACCCCTCTGGCGGCACAAGTTGGGTGGTTGATAGCGGTTGAACAAATCACATGACCGGAGAAAGGAGTATGTTCTCATCTCTAAATGAAAATGATGAAAGTCACGACAACATAGTCTTTGGAGATGATGGGAAAGAAAATGTAATGGGGTTAGATAAAATCGTTATCTCAAATGTCATATGCATTTAAGATGTTCTTCTAGTAAATTCCTTAAGCTACAACTTGCTATCAGTGTCCCAATTGTACAAAATGGGGTATAATTGTCCTTTTACCGACAAGGATGTGACTGTCCTTAGAAGAAGCGACTCTTCCTTGGCCTTCAAAGAAAGGTTAAAGGGTGACATTTATCTAGTGGATTTCTCACAAGATAAAGTGAACCCGGAAACTTCTTGATGGTCAAGTCTAGCATGGGGTGACTTTGACATCGAAAGCTTGCCCACATTGGAATGAGGATTTTGTCAGAACTTCTAAAAGGTGTACACATCCTTGGGCTTTCTAAATGTTATCTTTGAGAAAGACCACCACAAGATCATTGGGGCTATTGCATATGGACCTCTTTGGACAAGTTGCTTACCTAAGCATATATAGGAGATAGCAAGTATGGTTTTGTTACTTTGGATGATTTTTCTCGCTTCACGTGGGTGTTCTTTCTTCATGACAAAGGTGAAACTCAAGAGACCTTCAAGAAATTTGCAAGAATAGCTCAAAATGAGTTTGAGCTCAAGATCAAGAAGGTAACAAGTGATAATGGGGGAGTGTTCAAGAATACTCAAGTAGAAGAGTTCCTTGATGAAGAAGGAATCAAATATGAATTCTCAGCACCATATGATCCTCCTCAAAGTGGTAGTGTGGAGAGGAAGAACAGTACATTAATTGAAGCGGCAAGAAAACCGATGTATTTTTGAAGAAGCGATCAGCATGTCTTGTCATGCCATTAACCGGTTCTACCTCCACAAACTCATGAAGAGAACTCCATATGAGCTTCTCACCGGTAAAAAGCCAAATGTTTCTACTTTCTAGTTTTTGGTACCAAATGCTTTATTCTTAACAAAAGACCTAGATCTTATATGTTTGCTTCCAAAGTTGATGAATGCTTTCTTGTTGGTTATGAGAAGAACGCTCATGCCTATCGTGTCTTCAAACAATCCTACGGAATTGTTACACGTGTCCTGCATGCGTGTCATGGGCAATGAGACTAATGGCTCCCACAACAAATTGAGCTAAATGTGCTAAGTCAACAAGATACAAGCAAAGCTTTTGGAAAGATGGCTATAGGTAAAACCAAACCAAAAGAGGTTTAAGATGATAAGTGTGAAAATGAGGAGATGTCGCATGTCTCCTCAATTCAAGTTGCATCCTCAAGCTCAAGCCATGATCAAGATTGTATAGATGGTCAAGGATAAGGGCATGATCCTAGCCCATTCCTAcgtgatgaagatgaagttttACAATCTGAACATCAAGCTCAATTTCCAGACCCTAGAGTCCACCAAAGTGTTTAGCATGACCATCCCATCAACAACATCCTTAGATACATCCAAAAGAGGGTAACCACGTGATCCCGTGTTGCATTTTTTCTTGCGAATTTTACTCTTTTGTTTCCTCTTTGGAACCTCTAAGGGTAGAAGAAGAGTTGAATGATCAGGATTGGGTAATGGCAATGCAAGAAAAGTTAAACAACTTCACAAGAAATGAATGACACAAGTACGTCTTTTGGAACAGGCCTGATGAGCATGGAGTAGTGACAAGGAACAAGGCTTGTTTGGTGGCTCAAGGCTTCACTCAAGTTGAAGGTTTAGATTTTAGTGAAATTTTTGCTCATATAGATAGGCTTGAGTCAGTTCGTATTTTATTGGCCTTTTCTCAATGATCCGATTTCAGAATTAGTATATGTGGAGCAACCTCTGGGATTTGAAGATCCAAATTTCCCAAATCACGTGTACAAACTTCACAATGCACTACATGGGCTCAAACAAGCCCCTAGGACGTGGTATGAATGCCTTACGGATTTTCTTCTCAACAACGGCTTTGTGATAGGTAAAACCGATTCTACTCTTTTCACTAAAAGTGTTGATAATGATTTGTTTGTGTGCCAaatttatgtcgatgacataatatttggctcgactaataaaaatattttgtgaataGATGTCAATAATGGGGGAGTTGAAGTTCTTACTTGGatttcaaatcaaatcaagaaaCTCAAAGAAGGTACTTCCATTTGTCAGACCAAGTATGTGAAGCTCATGTTGAGGAAATCTGACATGGAAAGTGCCAAACACATCAAGACGCTTATGCCAACCAATGGGCATCTCGATCTCAACGAAGATGGTAAGCCGGGGGATCAAAAGGTATATCGTTACATGATTGGATCGATTCTTTACCTTTCAACATATAGGCCAGATATTATGCTTAGCGTGTGCTTGTGTGGTCTTTTTCAAGTGGCACCAAAAGAATGTCATCTTATTGTCATTAAGAGAATCTTGAGATATCTTGTTCACACTCCAAACCTAGGGTTATGGTACTCGAAAGGTTCAAACTTTGATCTAATAGGCTATTCGAATTCCGATTATGCTAGTTGGAAAATGGATAGGAAAAGCACCACCATAACTTGCCAATCCTTGGGACATCCCTAGTTTCGCGGTCATCCAAAAAGCAAAACCCCATAGCCCTATCCACCGTGGAAGCCAAATATATTGTGGTGGGAAGTTGTGCCCAACTACTTTGGATGACGCAAACCTTGAGAGACTTTGGCTACAATATGACCAAAAttccactcctatgtgacaaacTGACAATGAGAGTGCCATAAAAATAGCCAACAATCTCGTTCAATACTTAAGAACAAAACACATAAACACACGCCACCATTTTCTGAGAGACCTTGAGACCAAAGGAGATATAGCCTTAACCCATGTGAGAACCAACAAACAACATGCCGATATATTCACCAAACTTCCAGATGAGCAAGGGTTCCGTGAGTTGAGAAATGAGCTAAATATTTTGGATTCTTAAACCATTGTTTTATGGAATGCTTGCTCACATACATTTAACGGTAATATCTCCAGCAATTCTTATCTTACGTGGCATGTGATACCAGACAAAAGAGGAGCATGCATTGATCATGCCCTAGCCATGTTCTTTGGAcaatttttccaacttcactCCCTTGTTTTCCATGTGCATATTTCTCAAACTGTTaaccatacctttttttttaaaaaaaaagtaagttgttttaaaaatcatattaatctatttttaaaatttttttaggaatcatattaatccaattattcaatttttttatctaatacTTAATTTATGTACTAATAAGATATCTTGTTTTCCGTGTGGAGGGAATTAGTTATAACCCATGGAAACGAACACAGCGGCACGACGTCCAATAAGGTTCCCAATCTAAAAACACACAGGCCATAGCATCCGAGCACCTCCGGACTCAAGTGTACCTTTTCATCCATCAATACAATCTAGCGGGAGCGGAGTATAGCAATTATTGTCCGGGAGGCCTAAACATGTGTAAAACTCCCTGTGTTTTTCTACGTATGTAGTGTCCAGCTATCACCATTCACCGCCCTAAACCCCTATGCTGAACACCGGGTTCCTCAACAACCTTTTTGCCAACTACAAAACGTCGAACACCTCATAAACAAGCATATACGCCTTTTTCATCAAAAATACAAAGGCCGTGTCATCCATGGCTTCATGGGCGACCACATGTCCACATGCACACCTCGTTGTTTGCACTCTGAAGAAACCACCTGAATATTTCTATGCTGgtttataacaaaaagaaaaatcgacCACACCTTGCTTGCCagaatcaacaacaaaatttagCAAGATTTATGTAAGCGAGCTGGATTTCTCAAATCGTTAACAAATGATGTCCATTGGTTACCGAAGGGAGTGAGTTAGTGCATGGCTGCACTACTTCTTGGCCCCCTCCTAACCCTCACCTGCTAAGACAAGTCTGAATATATAGCTTCAGTTAGGTAGTACATAAATAGGCACCATTGCAAGCCTGATGCTGCTACACCGTCCAAGTCACCAAACTGAAGATAAGCTGAAGATGTCGACTAGCTGTATTAGCAGCTTTTGTAACAAGACCATCTTCATGAGGATACTTGTCGTTATAGCTTTGCTTCTACTGACCCTTGGAGTTCTTCCCTTTGCACCACATTCACACAGTGAAACTTCGAACACCAGTCGAAAATCTCGGTACATTCTTATAAGTGGTAATCTTCTAAAACTCTCTtgccactattttttttcacgtgTTTTAATTTCATTTTTGATCTTTAAGTTTGCAGTGTCCCTGGAAACATTTTCCGCTTGTTTTTGGAAACATAATACTTAGATGTCATTGGTCTTTTGGCATTAAGAAAAAACGCTGTATCAATAGATTTTGTCATATGGTCTTGTAACAGTTGTAGAATGACATTGACAGGTTGCAACAACTACTGCAGTGTGGCATGCTGCTATTGCAACATTCACAGGTTCCCTCCAGTTTGTGAGAAGTGCTGCAAATAATTCATTAAGTCCATGACACATATCTTGTTTAAGGAACAATGCACAGGCATTCTTTTTCTGTGCAATCCCACCTTCGTTTTCTTATTGTCTGAATTGTCTTTGTTCCTGCTGTTATCTTCGCTATGTTGAAGCAACAGATATAAACCTGACAATACCATCTTTTTTTATCAGTGACTTATTTCAAACTTGGTATAAGATACAATACCAGCGCAGCTATAAAAGCAAGAAACACAACATGTAAATAGTTATCTGTAATACACATCGTGCCCAAATGATCTTAAAGAACAGTAAGGCAAAACATTTCTTCAAGCATCCTAGCAGTACAAGTTACAAAAACAACCAGTATAGACAAACTAAAAGGTCTATGCTAaagcaaaaaaacaaataacacctaaaactgaaaatatatatttccaaaTATACTAAGGAGAAACCTATTCTCTTTCTGTATTGTTGGTAAAGCGCCAAATTAGGCCTCCGATAATATTGTTTATGGAGTGAGAAGCCATTGGAACTATGATGCTTGAAGAAGCTATGGTAGCTAAACCATATGCTACGCCAACAAACGTTGCCCTGGAAATACAAAATATTCAAGTGTAAGACCACATTGAAGCTTATCACCTTGATGAATCACCACAGCTCAAAATATCAGGAAAACTTTGGGAGTTAACTAGCGCATTTTAAAATACACAAAAACCAAATCATCGCTCCTGTGTTAAATTATTTCCCATTGTAGACATGTATGAAACATTACAGGAAGATATCTTACCAGATTGCAAATGAATATTTTCTGCCATTGCCCAAGTGAAGAATACCGAAAATGGCACCAGTTACAAAGGCACTTATCCAGTTCAGTCCAAAGATAGGCATCAATGCCCCTCGAAACAGCACCTCCtgacatataaaaactataCATCAACATTTTCTTCGGAATAGATCCAGTATTCTAGAAAGAAGACTtcaaacaatttatatatttacctCGCTTATCCCAGGAAGACAAGCAACTACGATATAATCGAAAGTCTCCAGTGAAGTAAGGATCTAGTTGACAAAAATTGAAACCATTAAGAGTTGAAGTGTAGTGAAGGAACTTGCACTCTCTAAGAATTTGAAGTGTTCTAGGGCCGAAGTCTCAAATGATTATAAAGAAAAGACACCTGATAGTACTGGATACAATGTACTTTTTTGCATCTTGAAATAAAGATCTATGACATATTACAATATAATGGAAACACTTGCATTAGGGGAAACTAATGCAATTATGCAACTCAACTTTGTATATTTGGAAACAGGGTTGGTGGCAACGTTCCTCAACCCGGGAACGCCAGCCATCCCTGTCCCGGGAACGCGGGGTCATTTTTGTCCCCACCTTGTAAAAACCTCTCGCAAGTAGCGTACCACATTCCTCGACCCCATTCCTCGATCCCATCGACCCGGGAACTTTGCGATTATGTGCCAGACTTGGTAAAATCTTTCGTTGCACTCAGCATTCTAAATACTGGTCTGTCTAGATTACCAGCCACTGGTTAAATCCAGTAACTGGCCAGTTACAGGAAAAGGGTTCAAatccaaaagttcaaaattttgacCAGCAACCAGTTGGaattatttaaatataagtTTTGAATCTATAGGCTTCTAGCCAATAGACAACCCCTAACAAGTCCCTGGCTCTGGACCAGTTACTGATCTACTCCAGTTTTTGGAACCTTGGTTCCACTCAGTTCATAAAAAGAGCAGAGCATTTATTGACTAGGTGAAAATGTACATCATTTACTGGTGAGGTAATGCAATTGTTACAATGTACTCTAAAAGTTATTATGTTCATTCAGACAACAGCATAGATTCATCAGCTACTTGAGAAACTGTATTTGCCAATGACAGACCTTCatgagaaggaaaataaaacaaaaaggaaatacTGATTGTAAAGTTGTATATACTTGTCTATTTGCAGTCTCACTGGAATATCTGAAATCTGGCCATGTCTGTAGAAGAATATATCTGCTAGATGATATTATTATTACAAGTCCTGCAATCAACTCAAGATGCCAGGTCTCAAAATTGACTGCAGAAAAACAATACAGAAATCGTCTTACATACATTTAGGTAACTCAACATTATTACATGGCACATCATTTATTTGTAAAGATAAGAAGAAAGCATACATGACA contains these protein-coding regions:
- the LOC127772583 gene encoding uncharacterized protein LOC127772583 isoform X2, which translates into the protein MAAMLAPSALPPRGLQSKAVGNAESQLLLHGKGCIVADAIIFAAKSNERRRKSQSISQGPTFISEEASSSGSGENPTTSLEVNANDVTTDEKFTVAPRNAVLQACTLTSSLLLAGGLVLREASHFASLNGWPVADPMNLSFNFETWHLELIAGLVIIISSSRYILLQTWPDFRYSSETANRQILTSLETFDYIVVACLPGISEEVLFRGALMPIFGLNWISAFVTGAIFGILHLGNGRKYSFAIWATFVGVAYGLATIASSSIIVPMASHSINNIIGGLIWRFTNNTERE
- the LOC127772583 gene encoding uncharacterized protein LOC127772583 isoform X1, producing MAAMLAPSALPPRGLQSWKCGVAVVATWKRLHSGRRNAVRIFAAKSNERRRKSQSISQGPTFISEEASSSGSGENPTTSLEVNANDVTTDEKFTVAPRNAVLQACTLTSSLLLAGGLVLREASHFASLNGWPVADPMNLSFNFETWHLELIAGLVIIISSSRYILLQTWPDFRYSSETANRQILTSLETFDYIVVACLPGISEEVLFRGALMPIFGLNWISAFVTGAIFGILHLGNGRKYSFAIWATFVGVAYGLATIASSSIIVPMASHSINNIIGGLIWRFTNNTERE